In Lolium perenne isolate Kyuss_39 chromosome 5, Kyuss_2.0, whole genome shotgun sequence, the sequence ATAATATAATAGGTAGATAGCTAGATTAGTTTCAGATGTGGATGGTCATACTCGCACACAGAACACGGTGACACTTTTTAAATGACGAGATACATATATGCATGTGATTCTGTCGGTAGAACACTTTCATGGCACTAAGTTTGGAGATGCTTCATATATCTGAATTTTTCCCTCCATGGCACTAAGTTTTGAGATGCTTTAGATGTGAATTTTTTTCCCTCTTTGACGCTAGTTGAGCTGCATAAAATATAGATAGTTCATCAAAGGGTTACGCACATTTTACTCAATTTGGTTTCCACGCACGTTTATTAAGCTTCTGCCATTTAGCGGTTAGTGATGTCAACGGTATCCCACTACCACACATGTCATGTTTATGCATTATGCCCTTTGCTTTGAATATCATGTACCTGCCATGTGTGTCCCTGACACACAATAGTTCTTTAAAGTTTGAAGAAGCAATCTCATGGATGCAGCTTTATTTTAAGATCTTTCTAACACCTCTCCCAGGTGTACGTACTGCCTATATAAGGTCATCTTCCGTTTCCATGTTCTTTCAAAGCTAGTACACACTACGGCAACAACAATCCATCGCAGTACGACAACAACAATCTATTGTCATGGCTTACTCCCAAGGTGCAACCGTTCCAAACACGGCGCCTGTGTTTCATCCAACAGTATGGGGTGACTTCTTCATCGACTACAGTCCAGAAATATTACAGGTATACTTTTTTATATGTACATCCGTAGCTGTTCGATTATTTTTCGATCAGCTTGACATGGCAAATTCGAAATCTGTTGACAAGGGATACTAAGTAGTGACACCTATGTCTGGATTTTTTTGGTGTTGCTACCAATTGTTCTTACTTATGTCTGAACATGGTATTATCTCGTTTGCATGTTTTTCAAATAGCTTCCCATATTTGTAAGATTATTACAAATTTATTCGACAAACATCATGCATACAAACATTCTTATTGTCTGCTCTTAACACACATTTAAATAATGTCATCATACTACAGAAGACATTAGTTAACACTATATAACTTATATTTTGGTATGCTTGTAGATGTCCGAGGAATGGATGACAGATAGGTCCAATCAATTGAAGGAGAATGTGCTTGTGATACTTGAGGCTTGCAGTACTACAATTGATAAACTGAACCTTGTGGACACTCTCCAACATCTAAGTATAGATCATCATTTCGATGAACAAATTGTCTCCATATTAAGAAACATACATGCTTCTGAATCCAATAGCTCCAACCTTCATGAGGTCGCTCTTCGATTCCGCTTACTGAGGCAACATGGACTCTGGGTATCTCCAGGTATATGCTAAGAACCAAACCCCCTAGCATAATGCATTTGGTATTGTCTATAATTAACCTTATATTTTTACATGTATATTATTGTTTCTTAAAATTGATAATTTTACTACATGTGAGATATCTTACACATTCATGTGATTGCTAGTACTAATACTGAAACATCACAGCTGACATCATGTTCATAATCAACTTTGTCTGAAATATCTTTGTATTACTCGCATAAAAGACGTAAAAAAAACATATGAGATAAGAGCCATCAAAGACTACCTAATATATGCTCATTAGATGTATCATGTATACTTTGCAGATGTATTCAACAAGTTCAAAGACGAAGATGGGGCGTTCAATGTTGGCATAAGTAATGACCCAAGGGGACTCCTAAGTTTATACAACGCATCATATCTTTTAACACATGGAGAGACGGAGCTTGAAGAAAGTATCTTGTTTGCAAGGAAACACCTTGAGTCAATGGAAAGCAACCTCAAGCCCCCATTGGCTGAGCAAGTCAGGCGTTCTCTTCACTTACCACTACCTAAGACTTTGAAGAGAGTAGAGGCGCTGCATTATATGTCAGAATACAAATACGAGTCTATGCACAATTCTTCAATTCTAGAATTTGCAAAACTGGATTTTAACCTTCTGCAACATCTCCACTTAAAGGAGCTCAAGGCTCTCTCGAGGTAACTTTAATATTTGACATACAAAAGTTGTAAAGAGTTTAGTTTCTTGACATCAGAATACTAAATATTGTAGGTTCTTTCAAGTTTCATTTTTTTTGGAAAACTTTCATAGTTGAACCACTAAGAACTACTACTACCTCCAATCTAAAATGGATGTCATTATAGAAATATTACCTACCAAATAACTCCAAGATTGATCATCTGTTAGAAAAGGTTTGCTAGGATCCCAAATAAAAAATTACTATCATGAGATTTATCATGAAATTTTATTTGAAGTGTATACTTCTTTATGTGAGGGAGCATGCTTGTACATATATTGATGGTAAAAATACCATCTCGAAAATCATATGAATGTCCTACACTATCTGCATTTTGGATAGGGGTAGAAATATCTGACCTATCTTTGCTCTACCAATCAAGTACGCAACTAGGCATACAGATGGGTGGGCATTGTATAAGACAAGTAATTTTCATCTATATTGTCCTCTTAATTATCTCGATAAATATCCCTATCATGATCTAACAAAACTTTTCATGACATATAGTTGATTTCTAAGCTTACATGTGAGAGAGACTATGCACATGTGTGCTTTATTAACTCGACAATCATGCATATTTATGGGAGAAGTAAACTCTCTTACACAATAATAAAATAAGCTATCTAGAAAACACATATTTTAATTCTTCGATGCTCAAACTATGATGCAAGTTTAGTAACATCCATTAAATTCATGTGTAGTAATTTTGGGACATCCCTCATTGCATACATCTCATAAATGAGCTAAGAGCAAATTTATTTTACATAAAATAGAATAACAAAAAATTCAATTGTAGGTGGTGGAGAGATCTTTACAGAGAAGTGGGGCTAACTTACTCACGAGACCGTGTAGTGGAGTGCTACTTGTGGTCATACACAGCATACTGTGAGAAAAAGTATTCGCGTGCAAGAATTATTCTAGCCAAAATAGTCGCAATAATAATCATGACAGATGACACTTATGATGTGCGTGCTAGTTTGATGGAGTGTAGACAACTCAATGAAGCTATACAAAGGTTGGTAATTCTTGATGTTGCTTTATCTTGTAAATTTTGGAATGAAACGTGCATTCACATAATTTTATTCAAAGTTTCAACTAAATAATTTTCATACAGATGGGAGGAGAGTGCCATTTCTCTTCTACCAGAGTACCTCAAGAATTTCTACCTCAAGCTGATAAGCACATTTAAAGAGTTTGAAGACGAGTTGAAACCAGATGAGAAGTATCGTGTCTCTTTTAGCATAAAAGCGGTACGCCACTTGCATCTCCCAACCACAAAGTGAAAATTCATGTGTGCTATGTTTTGCTTCTTTATTTGTATTATTCTCGTAACACGAACTGTGCTTGGAACTTACGTGATGGTAATTTATCAAGACATATCTCCATTCAAAGACCTTTAATTTATGAAATTTAATGCTAGAAATGTATGCTCTGCAGTTTTAGATGTAGAAACCATATATTTCAATATGATGTGGAAGTTTCACTAGAAATTCACTAAAGATATCATTGCTCCCTTAAGGTATAATCCCATGTGGGTATCGAATCTTATTCTATATTGTAATACTTAAAATGTGCGTGTATATTTCAAATACAAAGGTTATTGTCTACATCCATATATACATGGTCTACATTGTGCAAATCTTATATCATTAGTAATGATTTTTTTGTTCCATCTGTAGTTTCAAATATTATCAATTAACTATCTCCAAGAAGCCGAATGGTCTCACCATAATTACAAGCCAAGATTTAATAATCAAGTGGAGGTATCTAGTATATGCTCTGGTGCACCACTAGCATGTGTTGGCTTGTTTGTTGGTATGGGTGATACTGCAACCAAGGAGGTACTCGACTGGGCACTCGGTTGTACAGATGCTGTCAAGGCTTCTGCAGTGGTGACAAGATTAATGAATGACCTTGCTTCATTTAAGGTACAAATTAAATCTGAAGAATACCACCCATATACTTTTCATCTTTTGATAACACCTCTCATGAAGCATATGTGTTTTTTACAGCGTGGAAAGAACAAAAATGATGTGGCCAGTTCAGTGGAGTGTTACATTAGTGAGCATGGTGTGACAGGTGATGTTGCCATTGCCAAGATAGGTTCTATGATTGAAGACGCATGGAAGACTACAAACCATGCACGCTTTGAGCTCGCTGAGCTATTTCCTGCAGTACAACTAGTCGCGAATGTATCAATCAGCATGTGGTTCATGTATGCCAACCAGAAGGACTCTTTTACATTCAGCAATGGCCTTGACGGGACGATTAGGCGCCTTTTTCTCAATCCTATTCGCTTCTAGACAATGGTGTGGTGGGTACATGAGTGCTAATGGTTTCGTTCACTGGCAACATCACGGTTATCTCGTTCTAAGAGAACTTGTATCATCTAATCTATTGCAGTTGTGCTTTTTACCGCTTGATTATGGCTTTTCTCAATTATTATGATTGATCCAATAGGGATTTGTATATTTCGATATTACTTAAAAAGCAATAAAGAATAATATTTATATTCTAATATGCGAGATGTATCTTTGATCCTCCTATGTGTACATTATTTCAAGATCGATACATCATATTCTATATAGCTCACGTCAGTGCATTGCAATTCTACAACGAAGCAAAGCACATTCACAATAATAGGAGCAAGGatgaagaaaaatttaaaaatGAAATAGAGTTGACTTATATATTTTTATCGCCTCAGACTTGTGTGTTCCTCTCAATGCAATGAAAAAATCTAGAATAACTATAATACGAGGAAAACCAAAGCACCACCATTCGGGTTATTTGATGTATGTTCTTTCATGACCTCTATCGAATAAATTTATAACAAATGTTGTATACATCTCTTCGGTGCAGAGGCCAGGGCTCTTGAGCTCCATTTAGAAAGAAAAATCTAGTGCACCAACTGTGCTAGAAATAGAACAAATTGCAAGATCTATAGTGTGTCACTAACAGATTTGAAGAGCATGTTGATTCCTATATCCAAAGGAAATGCCCACGAAATGGTGAAACAAGCTATGTGTTGTCGGAAGATGTGTGGGCAACAGTTAGATGCAGGCGACCAACGCCACCTTGTTATGTCGGCAACTTATTCTGTAGGGATAATTATTCATGTCATGACTAGTTTTTAGGTCTTCTTGTGAAACTAACTCGGCTAGCACTTGTCATTAATGGCATATGTTCATGTGCTGATTTTGTTTGTCGGTGATGTAGAAATGTAACGAGTTACTATTCTCGATTCCGGTGTATCCCGGAGTGAAGTCTTTTTTTAACTGAAGCTGTATCTAATCGACGAAATATAAGTTAAGTCAAGTCAAACATTTTTGAATTTAGGCTGCAAAGAGTGAGCCTCTTTACAACATTAAAATTAAGTCATGTTCTCTCTTCGGGGTATTGTTTTGGAGATTGATCCGGTTGGTGGGACAAATTGTGTGGGGATTGCTAGGGTGGTTGTTCTATAAAAAAACATACCAAAGGTGGGAGGAAACACTCTGCATATTAAGAAGGTTGAGAAACTCAGGTGACCCCTCTGGGAATCAAATCCGGCTATCTTGGGACACAATACCGTACCACTGAACTAGTGCTCGGTTCTGAGGGAAGCTATTTTAGATCCACTGGTGTTATGAATTGTTTGGAAAATATTACAGTGGTGAGTGGATCCTAATCACTGATAATCTAGCGAGCTTTTTTTTGGTTCACCTACATGTTTCTCGTTTGAAGCTCATCATTGAAGTCGGAGCTGCCTCTTTGTCAACCTATTGGGATGGCTTTTTGGCATGGGATTGGGTTGGCTTTTTGGCATGGGTTCTGTCGTTGGTTAAAAATAGGTATTTGTCGATGGTCATGGAAAGTGAAGTTGGAGTTTTTGGCTCAGGACTAATGACGATGAAGCTCAATGGAAACATAGGCGACGGTCTTTCTCCTTTGATCTATGTGTTTCGTGGAGGGTGTCCATGTGGGACAGTGGTCTTTCTCCTTTGATCTGTGTGTTTCGTGAGGGTAGCCAGGTGGGTTGGTGGCATCGATGATGACACTGATGTATTTATAACGGTTGCCTTGTTATTATCAGAAAAATTATTTTCTTCATTGTTCGGTTGCTTTCGATGGTCCTGGAAGACTTTAACATGATTCTAAACGCCTCTGAGAAAAAACAATGATCTCCTGGATAGAAACATGATGTTGAGGTTTCAAAACTTTTTGCATGAGCATGGGCTCAAGGAATTATACTTGCATGTGAGAATTTTCACTTGGAGTAATGAGAGAGAGAGGCCTGTGCTTACTCGCATTGATTGCGCCCTTGTTTCTGTGGACTCGGATATGACGCACCAAGACTCTATGCTTCAAACACTGTCTTCTCCAGTCTCAGATCATGCACAATACACCTTGCTTTGAATGTTGCATTCATGCCTAAGCGAAGATTTAAATTTGAGGCATTTTTTGCTAAAATTGGAGGGGTTCGATGAAGCAGTTAAAAAAGTCTGATCCTTTTCGGAGATTGGATGTCCTAATTAGAAACGCAGCAGAATACATTCAGTCATGTGTACAGAGGAGAGTTGGAAACATGAAACTAAAAATCTCCATGGAAAATACCATAATCTTCCAGTTCGATGTTTCCCAAGAGAGGAGGAGGTTCACACTGGCAGAGTCTTGGCTCCGCAAGATGCGCAGGCAAATGGTACTTGGTTTGGAGTCCCTTGAACGCACGATCGTCAGGCAAAGATCTAGAATCGGGTGGTTGTAGGAGGGTGATGCCAACTCTAAGCCGTTTCATGTGGTTGCCAACGACATAAGGACCAAGAGCTACATCTCTTCAGTTAGAGTGGGAGAAGCAATTGTGACAGACCAGGAGAGGAAGAACGAAGTGTTCACTACAACGTATGCCAATCTGCTTGGGAGTATTCAGAACAGAGTTCACAATATCAATTTGGAGGCTTTGGAGACATCGGTTGCTGACTTTTAGGACCTTCACAATATCTTCACAGAGGATGAGACATGGAACACTATCAACGATTTGCAGCCCGATCGAGCCCCATGCTCAGGCGGTTTCATATGGGTATTTTATCAAAGAGCATGATCATTGACCAGAATATTTTTTGTTGGCTTCCTAAAATTAGGAGTGGGAGATGGAAGGAGTTTTTCTATTCTAAATCGAGCTTTGATGACGTTTATCCCTAAGAGGCGGGATGCGACGAAGATCAAGGACTACATACCTATAAGTCTAGTCCATAGTTTCTCAAAACTTTTCATAAAGATGATTGCAAACCGTCTTCGTGAGAGACTTGCTGAGATTTTTAGTATGAATCAATCGATGTTTGTAAAAAAAGAGTTTGCATGAAAACTTCGTCCTTGTTCGTCAAGTAGCCATGAAGATCAACAAACATGTTAGTAAAGCTCGATCTATCACGTGCTTTCAACTCGACTTCCTGGTGGTTTCTCTTTGAGGATAATGGGGTTTGGGGAGAATTTTATTAAGTGGATTGATTTGCTCTTGTAGATTGCAAATACAAATTAGATCATTGTTTACTGGAGTTCCGGGTGAGCGCATACATCATGTGCGAGGCCTGAGGCAGGGGATCCCACCTCCACCATGTTGTTTGTTGTAGATATGGAAGTTTTGATGGTGGCGATCAAAAAATCAGTGCATGAGTCGATGTTTAGTAACTTGGCTAGGATCATGCCTTCACAAAGAATCTCCTCTTCAAACCGGAATTCCAGGAGTTGTTGGTGATTAAGCAAATCTTAAGTATTCTTTTGTGAGGGCGGCTCTGGTATGCATGTTAACTTCAGAAAAACCACCACAACTCTGATTAGAGGAGCAGATTGAGACGAGGAGAGAATCGTGCGGGTTCTAGGATGTGAATTGGCTTGGTTTTCAATTAAATACCTCGGTTTGCAACTAGCTCTTGGCCCCTAACCAAGGCAGAGTGGCAACCACTGCTTGATTAGGTGATCAAGTGTGTCTCGGTGTGGAAAAGGGGTCTCATTCATACGGAGGGAAGGCTAATTCTAATCAAGTCAGCTGCTTTGGCTAGAGCGGTTCATCAGATGGTGGTGGCCGAGGCACCCGTTTCCTTGAAGAAATTAACAAGTGGTTGTGCACATTTTTTGGGCTGGGAAAATGAGGTGCATGGTGGATaattgatggctcccaagtgcaggagatcaattCTAGTAATTTTCAATAAGAAAGGTTGTCGAACCCATGAGGAGCTGAAGATATTGGTTAGCAAGTTTCACAAGTAAACAATAAAAAGGATGCAGTAGTTTTGGTATTTGAGTGTATAGTTTGCAATGAAATAAAGTACTGAAAGTACATATCACTAAGTAAATGATCTCAATGAGAGAAAGCCCAATCCGCTATGCAGCAAGAGGACAAACTCAAGTGTGTGTGTGAACTTATATGTGACAAGTATTCCCAAGGGCGACATGGATTTATTAGCATTtagatttctacacaacatgttgaaTTCTTATCAAGTTTCATTCCCTTAGGGGCTGAGCCTAAATTAGGTGTAGCCACAGATATGAGAAacaccccttatgatgggtcctagagccattttcatgagcaagtataagaatcattaagacataaatgtcccatCATAGCTGTTAGTTCATGGATCCCCaacataaacccctctaatgcaactcaAAGTATTGGAAAACAGTTTTTGTCATTCCGTCCCTTCCAACCCTCATCATTACATTAAGGTGCATCCCTATGAgtccatataggtgaagtaatatgcagtcaAAGTTTGCATAAATTaatcatagaacaacataaaagataaaaacttgaccaaatactcattgcacgttatatagaatcatagccagatcatcctatgcccttagaaacatggggaactactcacaagtgcCAAACATGATGTGGACCAGAGGCATAATgattacaacacaatctgaaATTATAATCTCTGCACCAAATAAAGACAAGATGCCTATCACAATCATGCAATAGCACTTAAAACAATATCCAGGGTTCGATCTATCGCAAACTACGAGGGAGGATGGAGTTGATCTCGAaaatggtgatgatggtgctgatggatATGTTGATGGAGATTCCTCCCCCTATGTCAAGTAGGAGTGGTGATcatgatggcatcgatttccccttcACCGAAGGTACCGGTGCGGTAGGATCTGCCTTCTCCTAGAGTAGGAGATGACTTTCACTTCCGCCGCCGCCTCAATAAATCTCGGGAAATATGGCTTAGGTTTTCTGGCGAGAAGGAGACATCAGTAAAAAGGAGGATTCGAGGCGATGCTTAAGGCCCAAACGAGCATGGGTGGTGCGCCCAGCCAAGTAGGGCACGCCACCTGGGCTCGCTTGTCGCTCGTGACTCCCCTCGTGTGCTTCTTTGGCCCACGGTCATTCTCTCTGTGAAAAACTGATCGTGCATTTTTTCTTTGATTTGTAGGTGTCCAAAAGGTTGCTGAAACAGCAAAATACGAAAAAGGAGTTTTCTGCCTCTCAgaaattaaataccaatgaaagaGACTTCGTAGGAAAATCCAGTAAGTcaactaaaaatgcataaatattgaTGTATCATGACAAATATCATTCAAAACTAATTATATGAGTTACTATATTGATGATTTAAAATGCACGTATCAATAGTGTCTTGTTGCATGAGGCGCCATTTGCTAACCCCAATACTTTGGTGGGCTAGGCATCAAGGATCTCCGGCTGCAGGGCTTAGCCCTCTATGTCCGGTTGTGTTGGCTGAGACGACCGTGGCAGGGTCTGCCGGGTATGCATCACACTAAGGTGTCCGAGTTGTTTCTAGAGCTTGGCTCTTTTCACTATTGGAGATGGTAGGGGTATTTTCTTCTGGCGCGATCAATGGATCAATGGATGAAAGGAAGAGAAAATTGCACCAATGGTGGCTAGCCTTGTTTCGACTCGGCGCAAGAATACCGGTATGGCTGCGGATGCAGAGACTGATAATGCTTGGATTAACGACATCTCAGGGGAGGTGACTATCGACAGTTGCGTTTAGTGCATCATTTCGTGGGAGGCGGTCCATAGTGTAGATAGCGATGCGACTATCCGGACCGCATCATCTAGAAGGGTTATGAGTCTGGAGCTTACTCTTCCAAAAGTACATATGAGATGCTTTGCCATGGCACACACCTATATGGAAATTGTTTGTGCCTTTGAAAAGCAAGATCCTTGCTTGGTTAGCAATGAAATATAGGTTGTGGACAGCGGATCGGAGGGCGGGACATGGGCTAAAATACTTGTCGGACCCGTGCTTTACATGCTTGCAGGAGGAAGATAATGTGGATCATATCGTCACCCAATGCACCCATGTTAGGCAGGTTTGGTTCAGAGTCCTAACTAGTGCTACCCTGAACATACCCGAACCATAACTTAACTCTAACATGGAGAGGTGGTGGACTGAGGTCCGGAAGAGAGTGAGAAAGCTAGATAAGAAGCGCTTTGATTCTCTAGTTACCCTCATGGCCTGGATACTCTAGAAGCAGAGGAATGCTAGGGTGTTTGGCCAATGAATCCAATTCAGATTTTTAGCTTAATTAGAGAAGAGTTCGGCTTGTTTGTTGTTgtacttttttttttgcttcttcttctatAAAGATATGGTCTCGAAAAAAGAGGTTTGTTTCCACCTCAATGGAATGCATTCGTCTATGGAATATGGAGGGCCCAAGACCACATACAATACAGGGTTCTTAGAAACGTGTTCATGTGAAAATAAGCCTAGTTTTATTTAAGACTTAGTACTCATTTGTACAGTAGAGATACCTAGTTAGACATTGCACCCTGTATTGTACAGTAGAGATACCTAGTTAGACATTGCACATGCTCTAAAAAAAGAGGTTTTTTTCCACCTCAATGCATGGAATGCATTCGTCTATGGAATATGGAGGGCCCAAGACCATATACAATACAGAGTTCTTAGAAACGTGTTCATATGAAAATAAGCCTAGTTTTATTTAAGACTTAGTACTCATTTGTACAGTAGAGATACCTAGTTAGACATCTCTTTACTGAGAACTAGAAAGCCATGGCGCGGCGACACGCCGCGCCCGTGGCTGTGATTGCAAGGCCTATGAGATATGCGGGGTGTGACAATATATATGAATTGTGCGATTCGTATAATTGGCCCGAGTGTTTGCTAAGTACATAGTAATATGGGGGAAAACTGAGTGAGGAAAATGTAGAAGACATCTAAGCATGGGAGCCACTCATTGCTGCAAAAAAATATTAGGGAATCTAGAGGCAGCAGGCCACGTGCAGTTCACTTCTTGTCTTGAGGAGTGAAGACACTGTCCTCCATCCCCAAATCAGAATTCACACCCTCATCGCCACACCGGTGCCGCCCCGCATCCCCACACATGAAagcaagtacaatagagtccagtcagctgactataagacattaaataatatattttagatgagttggaggagagagaagaggagagagaagggaggtgAAATTTCTTATGCACGATAACCAGCTGCTTTCTTGCGTCTTCTAGGCaccttgtgagagtgaaaggtgggccatatattagtaaagtactacattcttatagccaactattgtacatgttagctatataatgactacaaatgatatgacatcttgttatagccaacagttggctatactattggaattgctctgatGCTCCACCCCAGGAAGCTAGCCAGCGTCTCCTCGATCCCTTCCATCTCCCACGGTAGCGCCTCGTAGACCACCAGAATGCATACGGGTTCTTCTCCTCTGTCACCCGCCGTCCGTCACAGCTGGGCGCTCGTTAGTGCGCGCCCGGCTACCAGCTTCAGGACTCAGGAGCACCACCGGCTTGGGCCTGCTGTCCCTTGCTCCACGGATTAGCCGGTGGATTCCTAGTTCGGCGAGCAGCGGCTCCATGTCCGCGTCGAGTAGGGGCTCTACTGAGTTGCTGAGTTGCTGCGTT encodes:
- the LOC127298350 gene encoding tau-cadinol synthase-like, producing MAYSQGATVPNTAPVFHPTVWGDFFIDYSPEILQMSEEWMTDRSNQLKENVLVILEACSTTIDKLNLVDTLQHLSIDHHFDEQIVSILRNIHASESNSSNLHEVALRFRLLRQHGLWVSPDVFNKFKDEDGAFNVGISNDPRGLLSLYNASYLLTHGETELEESILFARKHLESMESNLKPPLAEQVRRSLHLPLPKTLKRVEALHYMSEYKYESMHNSSILEFAKLDFNLLQHLHLKELKALSRWWRDLYREVGLTYSRDRVVECYLWSYTAYCEKKYSRARIILAKIVAIIIMTDDTYDVRASLMECRQLNEAIQRWEESAISLLPEYLKNFYLKLISTFKEFEDELKPDEKYRVSFSIKAFQILSINYLQEAEWSHHNYKPRFNNQVEVSSICSGAPLACVGLFVGMGDTATKEVLDWALGCTDAVKASAVVTRLMNDLASFKRGKNKNDVASSVECYISEHGVTGDVAIAKIGSMIEDAWKTTNHARFELAELFPAVQLVANVSISMWFMYANQKDSFTFSNGLDGTIRRLFLNPIRF